CTTCAAAAGTCAATCCAACTGTATACTCTCCATCAGCTACTCCTTTATAAACAGCTGAAGATCCTGAAAGAAGAGTGTAGTTTAAGTTCTCCATCAATTGTTTTACATAATCCCAACCATTATCTGGATTACCATTTCCCATTGCATATAACATATTAACTAGGTGTTCAAATGAAGATGATGATTTTGCTGGGTCAGAAAAAGCTATTTTTCCTTTTAAAGCTGGATTTAATAGATCTTTATACCCCTCTATCTTAATATCTCCAATCAGATTTTTATTTACCATTATGACACTTGGAACTGCTGTAAATCTTGTCATATTTCCTTCAACATTTTTATAACTATCATAAAAATACTCTTCGTTTTTACTTGTATATGGTAAAAATGAGTCTTTTATAGGTTCAACAGTTGTTATTGTTCCTCCCCATAATACATCTGCTAATGGATTATCTTTCTCAGATTCTATTCTCTTCATCAACTCACCAGTACCAGCTGCTATAACCTCAACTGAAACTCCATTTTTCACTTCAAACTCTTTTACTAGAGGATCTATAAATTCCAAAGGGTGTGGACAATAAACAGTTAGCTTTTTAGTAT
This portion of the Fusobacterium sp. SYSU M8D902 genome encodes:
- a CDS encoding ABC transporter substrate-binding protein, with product MKKLFLFILSLIMSIFFIGCGGEKEEAEQTNTKKLTVYCPHPLEFIDPLVKEFEVKNGVSVEVIAAGTGELMKRIESEKDNPLADVLWGGTITTVEPIKDSFLPYTSKNEEYFYDSYKNVEGNMTRFTAVPSVIMVNKNLIGDIKIEGYKDLLNPALKGKIAFSDPAKSSSSFEHLVNMLYAMGNGNPDNGWDYVKQLMENLNYTLLSGSSAVYKGVADGEYTVGLTFEEGAVKYVNSDAPVEVVYMEEGVIVKPDGTYIIKNCKNLENAKLFVDFLTSKEAQTMITNQLNRRSIRKDVEPGKGLKRLEDINVIEDDIEVVKSQKAVWLDKFKDIYTK